Proteins encoded within one genomic window of Panicum virgatum strain AP13 chromosome 1N, P.virgatum_v5, whole genome shotgun sequence:
- the LOC120655266 gene encoding RING-H2 finger protein ATL39-like, translated as MSTADATTGTPPAPAAGRGWCCTSGATLELVGAFTVVCLVLYGVILYMNYLYVRWSGRDGVHRTGSGGAGLPARKRPAAGLDKAALAAMPVLTFKAGSHGGGGEPVECVVCLSAMQDGDAVRALPGCRHAFHAACVDAWLCARATCPVCRAHPALPPPQQAPKAGAKAAPPGSSGRQPALESQV; from the coding sequence ATGTCCACGGCGGATGCGACGAccgggacgccgccggcgccggcggcgggccgcgGCTGGTGCTGCACCTCCGGCGCCACGCTGGAGCTGGTGGGCGCGTTCACGGTGGTGTGCCTGGTGCTGTACGGGGTGATCCTGTACATGAACTACCTGTACGTGCGCTGGAGCGGCCGCGACGGCGTGCACCGCAcgggctccggcggcgcggggctgccCGCGCGGAAGAGGCCCGCCGCCGGGCTCGAcaaggcggcgctggcggccatGCCGGTGCTCACATTCAAGGCGGGctcgcatggcggcggcggcgagcccgtgGAGTGCGTGGTGTGCCTGAGCGCCATGCAGGACGGGGACGCGGTGCGCGCGCTGCCCGGGTGCCGGCACGCGTTCCACGCCGCCTGCGTCGACGCCTGGCTCTGCGCGCGCGCCACCTGCCCCGTCTGCCGCGCGCAccccgcgctgccgccgccgcagcaggcgCCCAAGGCCGGCGCcaaggcggcgccgccggggtcCTCCGGCCGGCAGCCGGCCCTGGAGAGCCAAGTATAG